A stretch of DNA from Drosophila virilis strain 15010-1051.87 chromosome 5, Dvir_AGI_RSII-ME, whole genome shotgun sequence:
TTCTATTTCATTATTGTGGCAAgattgctaaaaataaaaagtgcaCTTATCTGTTATAGTGCATCTATCTATTCATAattcattcatttaaaaattaatttacaataaCTTTTATATTGCTTTGCGTTTAGTTTTGTAGTACAATTTAGTCGCttttgtcacacacacacactcacactcataGTTAAATAACTGTATGTTGCATTATGGCGGCTGACTCCCATTGGGAAGTAATGGAACTCGAGTGTTCGTaattgaaaaacagaaaaactgTTATTAAAGTCTTGACCCAAATGGCATTTTATCAAGCACTTAAAGATAAAAACATATCTCATTCGTATTGACAAGTCGAAACATGCAAACATAATTAGACACGTACATTGCAAATCCCAATATAAAATTATGCTATGCagctttttaattaacttttgtaAGCGGATATTTGCGCGGGCGGTTTAATTTGCGATTggatttgttattgttaattcATGTAGAACATGCgctaaaaaataccaaaagccTACTATGCGTTTTACAGCACTACTCAGCGGCACAGAATTATCGATAACGTGTCATCGTAAAACACAAGCTGCATTGCTTgttcattaaattttattaatttattttatttgcctaTTTGACGCGTAGAAAAATGGCATTCCAATTGCCCACGACAACTGCAGCGAGCGCGCCCAGCTTTTCGTTCGGCTTGAACACCGCACCAGCGACTGCTAATACCGGCGCCGCAGTTCCCGCCAAACCGgccacattttcatttgccgcACCATCGCAAGCGGCTAATGCAGGTGGCGGCGATGCGGACGCCACAAAATCGGCAGCGCCGCCACCGTTTGGCGGCTTCGGCTTGTCGGTAACACAATCGGCACCAGGCCTGTCAAATCCACTCACGGGCTTAGGTGGCGGTGGACTCGGCGCATCCGCTGCGTCAACAGCAGTGGGTGCAGCAGCACCAGCCGCTGCAACAGCTCCCGCCTTTGGGGGATTTTTGGCCCAGCCAGCGGCGGGGTCTgtcaccacaacaacagcagcagccacaacagccAATCCacttggcggcggcggcggcctcTCACTGGGACTGACCACGACACCCAAAAGCACAACAGCCATTGCACCGGTCGCAGCCGCCCCTGTAGCCTCACTCGCTGGCGCAGCACCTGCCGCTGGAGCTGGCACTTTTGCAAACTTGTCCACAGCGACTAAGACTACAGATTCGTCAACGGTTGCAAATGCTACACAATTGTCGTACAATCAGCTCGAGGAGCACATCAACAAGTGGACGCTGGAGTTTGAGGAGCAGGAGAAGGTCTTCACCGAGCAGGCAACACAGATAAACGCCTGGGACAAACTGCTCATTGGCAACAATCAGAAGATCATCGAGCTGAATGATGCTGTGCAAAAGGTGAAGAATGATCAACAGGTGCTCGATCAGGAGCTGGAATTCATTGCCACGCAGCACAAGGAACTGGAGGAGAGTCTGGCGCCGCTGGAGAAGGAATTCACAAGCTTGCCGCGCGTGGATCAGGAACGCAGTCAGACCTATCTGATGGTCGAGAATCTGGATACGCAGCTTAAGCAGATGTCCGAGGATCTAAAGGAGGTGATTGATAATCTGAACGAGGCCAACAAGGGCCAGGACAACACGGATCCAATCATACAAATTGGCAAGATACTCAACGCGCACATGAACTCCCTGCAATGGATCGAATCGCAGTCCACGCACATCTGCAAGAAGCTCGACGACATTGGCAAAATACACGAGTCCCAAAAACGCGACATCTTTCGCGCTCCATATTAAATctgaataaaaaattatttgtatttgttattaaCAATTGTATGTATGCAGTTAAAGTTCACCTAACGAGCTGGTTTCTTGGGAGGAATCCTCAAGCAGCCGGAGAAATTCTCTTGTATTTCAAAAGTGGCCTCCATTGAGCTTTTTTGATCCGAAACGGCGGTTACTTCTTTCGCGAGCATCAAAAGCGAttccatatttaaatttattcattattatcgTACACAGGAGTATGTAgaataaaaaggtataaatttAAGGCATATAAAACCCGTCGACATCCGCTCGTCCGCCCTATTAATAATTCTTGAAGTACTTAAGTCTAAACATGGGCGCCTTCTTGCCCCTGCAGCCCAGTGCGAAGTAGCCGCTGTTGGGCGAGAAGGCAATGGTGTTCACGTGGCCCA
This window harbors:
- the Nup62 gene encoding nuclear pore glycoprotein p62, with protein sequence MAFQLPTTTAASAPSFSFGLNTAPATANTGAAVPAKPATFSFAAPSQAANAGGGDADATKSAAPPPFGGFGLSVTQSAPGLSNPLTGLGGGGLGASAASTAVGAAAPAAATAPAFGGFLAQPAAGSVTTTTAAATTANPLGGGGGLSLGLTTTPKSTTAIAPVAAAPVASLAGAAPAAGAGTFANLSTATKTTDSSTVANATQLSYNQLEEHINKWTLEFEEQEKVFTEQATQINAWDKLLIGNNQKIIELNDAVQKVKNDQQVLDQELEFIATQHKELEESLAPLEKEFTSLPRVDQERSQTYLMVENLDTQLKQMSEDLKEVIDNLNEANKGQDNTDPIIQIGKILNAHMNSLQWIESQSTHICKKLDDIGKIHESQKRDIFRAPY